From Nitrospinota bacterium, one genomic window encodes:
- a CDS encoding KpsF/GutQ family sugar-phosphate isomerase: MRASKKLSTPGSVQQTQSLIERAKKVLKIESDAVAGLIGRIDQTFAQVVLELDRCQGHVVVAGMGKSGLIGAKIAATFSSIGVPAVFLHAAEASHGDVGVLSRGDVVIAISNSGETEEIIKLLPTLNRINCALVAMTGNSDSTLAKRSDYFLDTSVKEEACSIGLVPTASTTAALAMGDALAMALLDLRGFHEEDFARNHPGGSLGRKLLTTVNDLMHTGAEVPKVLENANIYKVIEEMSKKCLGTTLVVNPEGELKGVITDGDLRRLIEKKKDISDVVASDFMGTGPKCIQKDQLAEKAVQIMEEHTITALVVMDDARKIEGIIHLQDLLKAGIV, encoded by the coding sequence ATGCGCGCATCCAAAAAACTCTCCACGCCAGGCTCGGTTCAGCAAACGCAGTCGCTGATCGAACGAGCCAAAAAGGTTCTTAAAATCGAGAGCGATGCGGTGGCCGGTCTCATCGGTAGAATCGATCAGACTTTTGCTCAGGTGGTGCTTGAACTGGACCGGTGTCAGGGCCATGTGGTGGTCGCAGGCATGGGCAAATCCGGGCTGATCGGCGCCAAGATCGCCGCCACCTTTTCCAGTATAGGCGTTCCGGCTGTTTTTCTGCATGCCGCCGAGGCCAGCCACGGAGATGTGGGGGTGCTTTCCAGAGGCGACGTGGTCATAGCGATTTCCAACAGCGGCGAGACTGAAGAGATCATCAAACTGCTTCCCACCCTCAACCGCATCAATTGTGCGCTGGTGGCGATGACGGGGAATTCAGACTCGACGCTGGCTAAAAGGTCCGACTATTTTCTCGATACCAGTGTTAAGGAGGAAGCCTGCTCTATCGGTCTGGTCCCGACAGCCAGCACGACGGCGGCTTTGGCTATGGGCGACGCCCTGGCAATGGCGCTGTTGGACCTGCGCGGGTTTCACGAAGAGGATTTTGCCCGCAACCATCCAGGCGGCAGTCTGGGACGAAAACTTCTCACGACCGTCAATGACCTGATGCATACTGGCGCTGAAGTTCCGAAAGTATTGGAAAACGCCAATATATATAAAGTGATTGAGGAAATGAGTAAGAAATGTCTGGGGACGACTTTAGTGGTGAACCCGGAGGGGGAGCTTAAGGGTGTCATCACCGATGGCGATCTTCGGCGGCTCATCGAAAAGAAAAAGGATATTTCAGATGTAGTGGCCAGTGATTTTATGGGAACCGGTCCCAAATGTATCCAAAAGGATCAACTGGCGGAAAAAGCGGTGCAGATTATGGAAGAACATACCATAACAGCCCTTGTGGTGATGGACGATGCCCGGAAGATTGAAGGGATCATCCATTTGCAGGATTTGCTCAAAGCAGGAATTGTTTGA